CATTACTCATATACTTGTCAATATGCcatgaaaattacaaataaaatatgatatcatGCTTAGCTGTgcataacacaaattaaattcctgGATATTTGCGAGAGAGTAGTAGCAGTTTGCAGTTAGAActttgtcaaaataaatattttccaaagttgtCATCAGATAGAATCTGCCACTTTGCTAGTTCGTTCATTTTTCAACAAATGGTGCTGAAATGTATTTATAAGCTAGACAGTATTATAAAGAGTGATTACAAATGAAAAGCACATTTTTGCCAATTTTGttagttagaaccttgtcaaaccaaggccacgaatggttgttttaatataaataaaatgagataAATCCTGCTTGGGAAAAAGAATACAAGTCAACTTTTATTATGACCATACCAATCTTCAGATCTTCCTTGGCTCTAATAGTATAAGTCAGTTTGTTGTTATATCCTTCGTAGCTTACTTAGTTTGATTGATTCTGAATCTACTGCAACATCTAGAAAGAGGATACAGGATCCAgaaaaaaaattcgtttatttacatacatatttcaCTTGAACGTCAATGGTCAGAAAATTCCTGTTTGTAAAGGTTACTTCAAGAAAACTTTTGATGAGACAAATGAGTTCATAAGCCTTGCACTTAAAAACAGAAACGTAAATGTTTCAGGCCAAGTATGCGATGACAAGTGAGACCTTGAATCTCCATCTAACAAGCATTGTGAGAGAAAATTAAGGAAGTTCAGGATCATATTCACTCCTTTCTATTATACGAGTCTCACTACACTCGTGGAAATATCACAAGGAAATATTTACCACGACAACTCAATCTGCAGGAAATGTACAAACTATACTGTGTAAAATACCAGGAACACCCAGTTTCAAGACCCATATTTGATTCAAAGAACCAAAAAGTAGATACATGCTATAAATATGACATATTAGCAAACAAACTGAAAGTTTCGCAGGATGAAACAGAGAGAAATCAAATTCAAGAGGAGATCAATATGCACTATGCTGAAGCATATAATGGATATCTTATGAAGTACAAAGATAAGAAGTTGACGAAGACAGACAGTGCATTACGCTGCTACATCTTTGACTTGCAACAGTGTCTACCAATCCCTTTTCTCAATTCATCTGTTGCATTTTACAAAAGACAACTATGGACATTCAATCTGGCTATATATGAAACAAGAAGTGGAGACGTAAAAGTATGTCATGTAGCATGAAGCTGAAGGTGGACGAGGAGGCAATCAAATTGGGACTTGTGTCTACAAAGAAATTACTTCACTGCTACCTGAAGTAAGTAGAATAGTTCTTTACTTAGACGCATGCgaaggacaaaataaaaattcgcATGTGTCAATTATGTTTCTTATAGCAATGAAAAAAATCCTAATCTTGAATTGATTGACCATAAATGTATGGCTAGTGGCCACAGTTATATGGAATGGGCCGTGGATCATGGTCTAAAAGAGAAGCAAAAGAAACGTCTGGATGTTCCAATAGCACACCCATGTGTCTGGTACCAGTTATGCGTGGagttagaaagaaaaataaatttaaggtAGTGAAACTTTTTCATAGAAATTTCTTAGATTTTGCTGATTTACTAAAGACTAGTATGATGATGAGAAAAAAGGCACTAGTGACTAGTGGTAATGCCTTTCTTTGGCATGATATCAAATGGTTCCGCTATGTTAAGGACACAAGAAATATTTTGTTCGAAACTTCTCTAAATGAGGTAGAACCATTCAGGACCATCTGTGCTTTGCGAAGAGGTCAGACAGAAGTTGATTTAGTACCCAGGACGTTGTATTAGAGTACCTTACCTGtgtgaaaagagaaaaaaaaaagatctttgaACCTTCTGTCATTGATAAATCTAGTGTTCCATGAATTCTATATGACACTGAAAACCTCAGGGGCCCGAGATATGTATTGTAATGAGGATGATTTCTCTCacgtttaattaaattaatattcaacCAGGTGATGACATTTCGAAtcactaatttttttattgttttatgttcAGCGATTGTAAATAGCATTATGAGACCACTAAGTGACAGGTAATGAATGAAGATTGTTCTCGGAGGCCCCAGTTTATAGATTTTTTCTAATGatgagaaattttatttttattgttttagtgCAATAAGGTCATGGGCTGAAAAGAAAGTTGTTAATTACTTCACTGTTACTAGTAACAAGAGTATTAAAATGTTGCATAAGTTAGTACTTCTGGCTGGATCTGTTTAGAATAAGTCACTGTCAGATTGTGGTCCAGACAGTATAAGTCAACTTTTCTTTATTTCCATATAATTCCATAACCGTTTCTCTAGTTTAATTCAAAGTATTCATTTCCATGCAATAAATGTGTAAAAATCAGTTTTCTAGTACGTAACATTAGCAAGATTGTGAACCATTAAATTGATTGTACTGAAAAGTTGCATACTTTAACTTCTACTCTTTTTCCCGACCAGTCTAGTTTATTGTAAATGGTCACGAGTGCCACTATAACCAACGTATTCATAATCGTTATTCTCAAGTATTAAATCGgtagttctttttttctttattcagtCCATGGCTATCTAGACTACCGTAATTTATCTTGTCATTGCCTTGTAGTCATCAGTCAGCATTTCAAATCTGTTGCTTCATATCTAGGCCTACTAACCTCTATTTGTAATTATGCACTTTCTGGTTTATCTTGGTAACTTTAAACTTATGTTTAATATCTAGCTATCATTCAGAACTTTGTTACTTTTAATGGAGCTTTAAAcagtggattattattattattattattattattattattattattattattattattattattattcaataatgtaTCAACATCACTaccaacataaatatttattacatCGTATTGAGAAATAAAACATAtgctattaaattttttttccagAACTTTGAAGAAAGGTCGGGAAGAATTCAGATGTTTCCGCTCCCTCAGAAAAACTGAAAACACAACAACGCGCTACAGAAGCGGAAACGTAACGTCTCAGAACTGAATGTAAATCTTGATGAAGAGAGTGAAGCAGTTCGCCTTCTTGTTGTTGCTGGTGCATGAAGTGAACCTCTGTGAGCTTTGCCCACTCCACTGCCAGTGCTCGATCCAGGATGAGGCAGTGGATGCGCAATGCGGGGAGCGAGGACTACAGGAAGTACCTCCACCGAATGGCGAAGGAATTTCATTCTTCAGGCTGAACATGTCTTTCAATGATCTAGGGGAACTCAACAACACCACCTTTCGGGGCTACGAGACAATGCGGATACTACTTCTCGCCTATTGCAAGATTGAGGTTATTGACATAAGCACATTCGTCAGGCTTATAGACCTTACGTATCTCGATCTCTCCCACAATTATCTTTATTGGATAAAGGCAGACATCTTCTCTGAGAATCCTTTGCTCAAATCCGTGTCTTTCAGCCACAACCCTCTCACCAGATTAACATCACAGACTCCTCTGTTGTCAGGACCACCCTCAATATCATCCCTAGACCTCAGTCATTGTATGATATCTGAAATCTCCCCATCTTCTTTCTCACAAATACCCAATTTGAAGTCCCTCAATCTAAGCAACAACAGATTGAAAGTGTTGGGATTGGAAATCTTAGCTTCGCTTCCTCATCTGGAGGAGTTAAACATACGCAGCAACCAATGGAAGTGTGGACGCCAGTTTGAAGACCTACTGTGTTGGATACACTTCTGGGATAAAAGTCATTATCGCCCTATCAAGTGTAGGAATAAAGACTTCAGCTGGAGGGAGTGGAGAGAGGAAGACAAGATAAAATTGTGTAACAAACACACAGAGTCGTCTACAACGATCTCTGACACATTGTCACACAGGAGAGAGTCAATTGCCGTAAAGACTATCAGCCCGGATTCTGAGCCGAAGCCAACAAGCCCACCGGAACCTGGGGAGAACATTTCCTATTTACTCTGGATTATCTTAACGGCAGTATTTTCTGTGCCCAcctttattttctgttattttattgtgaACAAAATGTTTCCGAATGTTACTATACAGAAACGGCACACCTCTTCTGAAATTTCCTCAAACTCTTCAGTACGACTTTTAAgtaactaataaaaatataatcttaatattatAACGTTTAATAATGAATAGACTGATGATGAATTAAATGTAGCTTTAACTTAAGAAAGAGAGATTCCttcaaagtttatttatttttatgcatcGTTAACGGAGtgtaatataaattgaatttggTAAATTTAGGTGTTCACTAACATTTATGCTCATCTGAAATTTTATTGCCAGACTTTCAAaataagttttaaatgttttagtctTACATTCTTTACCAACTTGTTTATAATGTTTCGTTAAACATCTTTTACGCTAATTCTTGCACTTCTAAAGGAACAATGCGAGAAGATATGATGATTAACTGCATTTTGCGGACTGccgttttaatttttgtttctagtCTTCGGTACGCGTGCTAATCACAAATGCGTGCTGATAAGTTTTTGCAGTTCAGCACATTGTTGCGACAATCATACGTACATAGACAATTCTCGAAAGTGTTATTCAATATATTCCAAATTAGATTTCAATCTCCTCTGTGCTTTTCAGGTGATAATAAGAATTCGAAGTTCGGGTCCCAGTCGGAGAGATACATGGTAACTGATGGCGGAGTAGTGGACGAAGATGGGGAAAACAGGCtagggcttgtttacttttccatATCGGATCTATCCTTTACGCTCTCTGTCAAGGTTTGGTTGGAGGTTTCGTACGTACTAGCATTGAAGCTGGGAGAGTAAGGAGAACGTGAAGTCATTTCTATATCGAAAGGGAAATTCAAttaaaagtatgtttaaatgtaggCTACGTACGTTATTAACTTTATTccacgaaagaaaaaaataatacttacaaaaagaaatatattttgaagagaCAAAATGCGTCACAATTGCTGGCAAAGAATGCAGTTTTAATTATagattaaaatgtataatgagcCATTTCGAAGCATCTACGTATATTTAAAActctaacatttaaattaaaatttaaaataaaaaagaaatatgtagaATACGCTCTTTAAATTACTATCATATTTTTtgcttacatattttaattatcttatgaTTTGATGATGTTTcacttcaattaattttattctcagtTTACTCTTTTACGATCAAGTTTACCTAGAAAACTTTCATTCAGgcttcttactaatattaaatgcttactaaatacaatattggagttattttcattttaagtataatattacctTCCTTTCTTGGAAATTATATATTAAGCTACTGTACGCTCaattgcccccccccccaccgaACACGAGTTTTACTCGTACGGGGGTTAGATTTATATTTAATAGAACATGCTGTTATATAAAAGTTCTTTCTTtaatattaatcatattattttaagGCAAGTTTTCCCTTAATCCAttaagaccaaatgctgggtaactttcggcgctgaacgctggactcatttcgctgacattatcacctgtATCTCATTCACATGCTAGATACCAGTAAttctagcagttgataaagcgtggtaaaataattcaatttaaaaaatacaagtttatttctgtgacttacaatttatttactgtatCTATGTCGCTTCTTTTCATGTACATTTACAAATACATGTTCTGATTTCCtggtaataataaattattactattaacgATAACACATTGTATTCTATCtaacataatatttacattgaTCCTTGAAGCAAAGATTCCCCCTCCTTGCTGGGCCTGTATTACGTATTACAACAGCTCCATTCGACTGACATTATGTGTATGAGGGCATAGAacagccaagcaacaacgcggttcgatcacctgaaccagccgtcgtggtaaagtcactgaggatggagaagcatctccgaaacatgtctgacttttactaagtttttaataattatattatatttattagtgttcatataactgtaatatataattttttacgtttcttaaacataaacaatgttgaatataaaaataaaaaaaatatttatacagttataaagtaaaaagtaattttgtgttttagATATTGTTTAGTGAATCAAATATTGGCATTAATTCTATGTAGTTCAAGAGTTTTCTCTGGCTGGCATCTAATATCTTTATTGACATTTTGATTCGATACGTTACAAATAAtcagaaatgtattaattaatttttcaatctATAACTCATCTTACATAAAACTCGACTATAAGTGTagtcaaacatttaaaatatttatataaatgtggAGGACGAGCGTTTTCGCCGTTACGGCATCATTAGGTCCTATTTCATACACTATTTGTTAGGAACATATGTTCCTTAATGCatggaaataatattaacaagccTTAACATAATTTTTTAAGATGAAATGATGTTTATGTAAAtgcttcattaaaaaaattacgtacatacattaatctAACCAAAGAttattttatgttgcattttaatCACAATTTTAATTCAAAGAATTACTACTTCGTTTGTCACCAatttaacaattatgttatacataACATTACGCAGGCTAAAAATGGTAAAACTTTATAACCTGTTATGTCAAACTACCcaactaaaatataatattttgagaacGTAAACTTATATATTAAAGTAATCTACCCATTGCCATTCAAATATATATCTTGCAACTGGATGACTTAGCTGtaaatttatgtaattatgtaatataaataatcacaTTTTTAATTCTTTGTTAAGAAACTTATGTTCATAAACAAATGAAATAGGACCTGATGATGCCGtaacggcgaaaacgttcgtcctccacacttcaaataattattattttaaatggttAACTATGCTTTCAGTCGAATTTTATGCAAGATAAGTTATAGACTGAAAAATGCATTAATAAAAGTCTGATTACTTGTAAGATATCTGATCAAAATGTCAatatagataaaaaaataattaatgtgataaGTGTGCCTGTTTTTTCTGAACGTagcctctcaaatctggactaaaTATTCGATACACATACAGTGATATCATTTTGAAATTCAAGATTTCTCGctcatttttatgaaaatcatAGAAGAGAAACTGAATTTGCTAGAATAAGAGGTTGTAAATGTTATCAAAAATTTAAGAGCTCCTTTTGCAATCTCGAGTTACTCTTTTGATGTAAAACTGGTCAACGCTCTAGTTtaaacattccatcagtaggtatacagttcaatgaatttttaagttttttttaattcagccAGTTTAATGAAAAgaattcagtatccatctgtgactgtcgtaattgttttaAGATTTTttcggaaaatattaaaaaagctggtttatttttaatcgtACTTCGCGTAaaatttgagtaaaattataattatttaagattttacagggatttgtatttttggaATAGAGTCAAGAACCGACACGGTAATGGAGGGGTTGCGCAAACTGAAGTTTAGCTCAAAAGTGGGTCGCAAAAAGTTTGGAGAGCCTATTATGCTATCATTGTCGACGAGTCTTAAGATTATAAGCAAAACTGGCCAAAGGCGatcaacccacaattttgtattgttcattattaagcccttttttcaaaactatacatgtTGTTACAGATTCATGATATTGTTTTGTGTATATTCAATGTagaccatttaaaataaattgtgaaacaaaTCATTTTTGTaaggatcctcttaatatcaactcttatttactcattttttaattGTGGGTTAGTCACCTTTGGCCCTGAGCTCTTCAATTAATCTATGGTGGTCCAATTCTATTTGAGTGGTAAAATATTCTAGAGATTTCTGGGATTTCACCTTGCTGCATCTCAAGATTTCATATCACTGCAGGCTTATGTGAAGGAAACTTTAAATAGCCTAAATATGGCATAAACATTCAAAACTATATACATCTAACTTATGATGGAGCTAATGTCATGAAAGGTTTCGTTAATGGTGTGCAAGCCCTTTTACGAAAAGATGTACCTAAAGCAATTTATAGTCATTGTGCCAACCACCGACTAAatttggtagtggtggtggtggtggtggtggtggtggtggtggtgatgatggtgatggtggtggtggtggtggtagtggtagtagtagtagtatttatttatttatttatttatttatttatttatttatttatttatttatttattctggcgaatgGTGGATGCGTGCAAGAATGTTGAAATTGCAacaatttattttgcaaattttttctACTTGCTTTCATGTTAATCATAggttctccagcttgggagttgggcgaaggcttaacaacccatcaccataaaaaacagctaGTTACGAATCCatgcaataagcctcggaatgggactggggaggccgagacgtagatgggaggataatattaaaattaatttgaggaaggtgggatatgatgataaagactggattaatcttgcacaggatagggaccgatagcgggcttatgtgagggcagtaatgaacctgcgggttccttacaagacatttgtaagtaagttaatcATAGGCATAACCAGAACTTTTCATATGGGTATGCCAAAGGTCATTCAACTCGCCCCGACTACAATGTTCCCATATAACTTACATCAGTTCTTCCACATGGCATATATCATAGTCATCTTAAATTTAAGATGGCTGTTCATGTATGAAAATGAGCGATTTATGATCAGGAAGAGCTATTGCTCTGAAAGAGCGCGGTattacacacgcacgcacgcacgcacgcgcgcacacacacacacacaggatggaagtgaaatagccttgcagattttcagagcgaatagctcatgttgtatgtaacaaaaaaaaactataatatcatattggtggaaagttcgtatagtttattcagaaaaaaatttttttttttttttcaaatgttattaacctcttattcggtaactattgcgagtaggatcgtgattttgtccatatcgataggaaatataataaagaataatttattcctcttacgtatttcaatagcgtgcacagttttcgtgtaaatttaattttaaaacccctaagtaaattcaaaccattgcacCAAGCGAACGCTTGGCAACGTTCttggcagcttacgtacggagactcaccgaaTTCGTCGACCTCTTTCATTTGTAAACGAGTAGAGtgtttagcgacgatgttgccgaatgctgaaacttcaaacttaattttctaattaatcgttcACTTAGTCaaaaaacgtaatacaggttttctattcatttacgtgtacctaTCATCTCTTTCAAACTCCAcggttattttactttatttcactttcaccctgcaTATACACTGAACACTGAAATGAATgaaaacttatattacgttttgtgattaaatgcacggttaattagagaattaagtttgaagtttcagcagcccGACAACATCGTCGCGAACAcacgcttctcgtgatacagatgtaagaggtcaacgaactctgtaACTCGGTATGTCTCGCTAGATACGTTGTTCTCTGGCGTTGTGTTGCAACCAAGTCGCAGCGTGCAGAAACattaatttagaggtttttaaaattaaatttacacgaaaaccgtgcacaatattgaaatacgcaGAGggatgaattattttttattagtttgcCTACTGATATGCacaaaatcacgattctactcgcaatagttaccgaataagaggttaaTTAATGGGTGCGCTTTatacagtcaatacttaacaatattacatacattaaattttatgttactacatgagataacatttacaaataatgacaaacgTTTCCACCAAtaaattggcatcttcaggtcaaagtaaaacatattgacataaaatgaacacttaagaTATTCTAGCTAAAAACagtagttaaaaaattaaaatggtataATAGGCAATCTGAATAATATGCCATTAAAAACAAGTAGCAAGATAAAGTTATCCAGATGTCATAGATATACTGGGGACGATGTATTAACATAGAAGTATATGTGGCGAAGAAAGAAAGCATGACCTCTTCAAGTTTTGCAGGTACAGTTCCAAAAGGATGAAAAATGCTACAATATAGGACGGTCGTGTTGCTGAATATGGATGTATGGAATAATTTTTAACGACTGTTTTAACTAAAATATCTTAAGTGTTCATTTCATGTCAATATGTTTTActttgacctgaagatgccaatttattggtgaaaacgtttgtcattatttgtaaatgttatctcatgtagtaacataaagatttaatgcatgtaatattCTTAAGTATTGACTGTATAAATAAACTCACCCATTAATTGATATTGTACTtaacggaccaacatgcctttaaaattgaataaaaggttgttaaacattcgagaaaacattttttttctgaatataacaaaatacaagCTTATGCTGATATACAAGTAAGAATACTTTAGAAAatggataatttttttattgataatCTTATTAGCGTGTGCACTCGTACACCTCACAGCTACGCCTATGTGTCGGTTCAGTCATCTATTCTCTTTTCCTTACAAGGAACCTTAAAAAACCTGCCATGTTGCAGATTTTATTCTATTTTCGTACAAAGGAGGATGGAGGAATGAAAAAGCAAATACCAAAATATTGGCTTATTATCTGAACTACAAGGTCCTCAAAAGGAGAtgtaaaaaatactgaaaatcgCTTGAGTAGCTCAGTGTCTGTATTCGCCCCTGTTGGCTATACGACATGTGAAGCGCTCCCTCCCTTCCTGTGtgatggtcgtcagcactcgctgaaatggataacggGCAAGGAGTGTATcagaatatgcaccgtcgtgcagaaggaggAGAGAGTAAGTATACCCGCCagtagccacggatgcacgctagtgcattTCTTATtcgcaggtaagagacgctagcccgagggtgcactgtgctaatGACTACTGCTATAGCATCTGACTTATCGTATGTCACCCTGCAAGCAAAACCAAGCatacaagtatttatttcagtcagtaTAAGATTCCACATTGTCGCATAGCGATGCAGACCTATGCATGTTTTATTATGTCTTCAATAACATTGAAGAAATATTTTCGTGagagaaattttaaagaaatgaattttttttgttgACCATCTATACAGTTATAACAACTTGTTCTCTTTATGAAGAAAggcttttcgaaaaaaaaaaaaaaaagtatcccagCTTCACTGTTCCTATTGATATTAATTACATGTGTCAAGTTCATGATTTTTAATATCATTTTCCTTTATTACATTCATGTTAGGTTTACGTTATTGAATTCAGCTTTTACATTCACTTGCTAAATAAATATCGCacaaactaattattattattattattattattattattattattattattattattattattattattattattattatttacatgttgATTCATAAACcgcatattatttacttatttatgctaTTAAAAACCTACTGTATATACACTTGTATTCTTTTATGCAAACCCCTAacacagtggtcatcagcactcgctgaaatggataaaaGGTAAGCGGAgctgtcccgtgtgccccgtAGTGCAGCTGGAAgaagtagagagcatacccgctagcatttacgaatgcaccatagtgcagtgtgttctccgcgggtaagcgacactagccccagggtgctctgtgctgatgaccgctgtcctAACATAtgaacattcatatttacatcagttaaaattattacatatgtaataaaaatgtcaTTCCCATATGGTTTGTAAAACTCTTTAAATTATCATATACACAAGCAGCTTATTGccagtgtatttatttttatcacattgTGAAACCATGCATATTTTGAATGTAGTTTACTTTAGGTGTGAATGCCATTCTGTTTTGAAATATTGTTTCATTTGATTATTAAAATTCAGAATACTATAGGTTTTTATTTTTGCGTCCAGATATTTGTTGTCTTACAAGCGTATAACGTAATATGAGGAAATGTGTGATAGAACTAAAAACTCTAAGTGATATCAAATGGATTTGCCATTCAGTGGCTTGTGAAGCTGTTAAGAAAACACTGCCTGATATTATAGTGAATTCCATACAATAGTTGATGAAAGAAACATTCGTGCTGAAGAGACAAGGGGCTTGATTAATGCCATAAACAAAGGGTTTCTGGTACAATTATTAGTTTTCAGCGTACTTGTAAAGTAGATTAAAATTGTATCGGATGCTAGTAtaatagacattcgaaccttcaggggggcagtctgtaattctgaccattatttggtaattggagaattaagagaaagactatcagtagccaagcgagcagagcaacaagttaatatt
This region of Periplaneta americana isolate PAMFEO1 chromosome 13, P.americana_PAMFEO1_priV1, whole genome shotgun sequence genomic DNA includes:
- the LOC138711942 gene encoding phospholipase A2 inhibitor beta-like produces the protein MKRVKQFAFLLLLVHEVNLCELCPLHCQCSIQDEAVDAQCGERGLQEVPPPNGEGISFFRLNMSFNDLGELNNTTFRGYETMRILLLAYCKIEVIDISTFVRLIDLTYLDLSHNYLYWIKADIFSENPLLKSVSFSHNPLTRLTSQTPLLSGPPSISSLDLSHCMISEISPSSFSQIPNLKSLNLSNNRLKVLGLEILASLPHLEELNIRSNQWKCGRQFEDLLCWIHFWDKSHYRPIKCRNKDFSWREWREEDKIKLCNKHTESSTTISDTLSHRRESIAVKTISPDSEPKPTSPPEPGENISYLLWIILTAVFSVPTFIFCYFIVNKMFPNVTIQKRHTSSEISSNSSVRLLSN